A window from Chryseobacterium vaccae encodes these proteins:
- a CDS encoding TonB-dependent receptor codes for MRKICILLLLLSFSWFYSQGKSSLSSRIYGKNGQPMSNVTVMLMKADRDEVLKTTITDQNGNFEFEDFVSEPVKLVIEQTGYEKFISETLISSEGKITFPEIRLNPGTKEIEGVTITSKKPFVTQKIDRIVVNPDALISNAGTTALEVLEKTPSVSVDMNGNISMKSKSGVQVFIDDKPSYLSASDLADYLRSIPSSSIETIEVIANPPAKYDAAGNAGIINIRLKKNAARGFNGGINLAYGQGKHMRTNNSANFNYRIKKWNFFSNFSLNKNETYQDLTITREYFTPNGDRSSTFTQNSYITPSSRTHSAKVGADFYATPKTTLGIVLSGFINPSDRNIANNAVIQNADYETVSLVEAQNPMKIRFKNDAINLNMNHKFTDKQELSVNFDHINYHSRVSQNLYNAILNPDRSVIEQTQMDSELPSDIRIKAIKADYSGVEALGGNLGFGAKSSFVKTNNVADFRDVMNGIKIPNYQFSNDFTYKENIHAVYTNYSKDFSKFSVQAGLRMEYSDIKGYQKGNPMVRDSAFSKKYTSLFPTFYVQYRADSLQNHVFGLSLGRRIDRPNYKDLNPFTYPMDKFTFYGGNPFLEPTFSYNAEFNYTWNKKYIFGLNYSYIDNLISETNEQRNNIYYSRPGNFAKQISYGISFNGTVSVTKWWTLQCYTALSSNRFSSQVYTESLNDSKWNWVIMPTNQFAISKKWTAELSGQYQSAALSGQFLISPVGSVRAGISTKILKDKGTLKLNVSDIFYTNQIKGQIRNIQNANASWYSTFDSRVISLSFSYRFSKGENLKVRESGGSETEQERVKI; via the coding sequence ATGAGAAAAATATGCATTTTACTGTTATTGTTGAGCTTTTCCTGGTTTTACAGCCAGGGGAAATCTTCTTTAAGTAGCCGTATCTACGGGAAAAACGGGCAGCCGATGTCTAATGTCACAGTGATGCTTATGAAAGCGGATCGGGATGAGGTGCTGAAAACAACAATTACCGATCAGAACGGAAATTTTGAATTTGAAGATTTCGTTTCAGAACCGGTGAAGCTGGTGATTGAACAAACGGGGTATGAAAAATTTATTTCCGAAACACTTATTTCCTCTGAAGGAAAGATAACTTTTCCCGAAATTCGCCTCAACCCGGGGACAAAAGAAATAGAAGGAGTGACAATTACATCCAAAAAACCTTTTGTTACTCAAAAAATAGACAGGATTGTAGTGAATCCCGATGCGCTAATCAGCAACGCCGGAACAACAGCCCTAGAAGTTCTGGAAAAAACACCATCCGTAAGTGTAGATATGAACGGTAATATTTCGATGAAAAGCAAATCCGGAGTACAGGTTTTTATTGATGATAAACCTTCTTACCTTTCTGCTTCAGATCTAGCTGATTATTTGCGTTCCATCCCGTCTTCCAGTATAGAAACCATTGAAGTGATTGCCAATCCCCCTGCAAAATATGATGCCGCAGGAAATGCCGGAATTATCAATATCAGGCTTAAGAAAAATGCTGCAAGAGGGTTTAACGGCGGGATAAATCTTGCCTATGGACAAGGAAAACACATGAGGACCAACAACAGCGCCAATTTCAATTATCGAATCAAAAAATGGAATTTTTTCTCCAATTTCAGCCTGAATAAAAATGAAACCTACCAGGACCTCACCATTACAAGAGAATATTTTACCCCTAATGGAGACAGAAGTTCAACATTTACCCAGAATTCCTATATCACACCGAGTAGCAGAACCCATTCCGCAAAAGTCGGAGCTGATTTCTATGCAACTCCCAAAACTACCCTCGGAATTGTATTGAGCGGCTTTATCAATCCGTCAGACCGGAATATTGCGAACAATGCAGTTATTCAGAATGCGGATTATGAAACGGTAAGTCTGGTAGAAGCCCAAAATCCGATGAAAATCCGGTTTAAAAATGATGCCATCAACCTCAATATGAACCATAAGTTCACAGATAAACAGGAATTGAGTGTGAATTTCGACCATATTAATTACCACTCCAGGGTTTCCCAGAACCTGTACAATGCCATATTGAATCCGGACAGAAGTGTCATAGAGCAGACCCAAATGGATTCTGAGCTCCCTTCAGATATCAGAATCAAAGCGATCAAAGCAGACTATAGTGGAGTAGAAGCATTAGGAGGTAATTTAGGCTTCGGAGCAAAATCAAGTTTTGTGAAAACGAATAATGTGGCAGATTTCAGAGATGTGATGAACGGGATTAAAATACCCAACTATCAGTTTTCTAATGATTTTACCTATAAAGAGAACATTCATGCCGTATATACCAACTATTCAAAAGACTTTAGTAAGTTTTCTGTTCAGGCCGGGCTGCGTATGGAATATTCTGATATTAAAGGATACCAGAAAGGAAATCCAATGGTCAGGGATTCCGCGTTCAGTAAAAAATACACAAGCCTTTTCCCTACATTTTATGTGCAGTACAGAGCAGATTCCCTGCAGAATCATGTATTCGGGCTTTCATTGGGAAGAAGAATAGACCGTCCGAATTATAAGGATCTGAATCCGTTTACTTACCCTATGGATAAATTTACGTTCTATGGAGGAAATCCGTTTCTGGAACCTACATTTTCTTACAATGCAGAATTCAATTACACATGGAATAAAAAATATATTTTCGGACTGAACTACAGCTATATTGATAATCTGATCTCGGAAACCAATGAGCAGCGAAACAATATTTATTACAGCCGTCCCGGAAATTTTGCTAAACAGATTTCTTACGGAATATCATTCAACGGAACTGTTTCTGTTACAAAATGGTGGACATTGCAGTGTTACACCGCACTTTCTTCCAACCGTTTCAGCAGCCAGGTATATACCGAAAGCCTGAATGATTCCAAATGGAACTGGGTGATCATGCCTACCAATCAGTTTGCAATCAGTAAAAAATGGACCGCAGAGTTATCAGGACAGTACCAGTCTGCAGCATTATCCGGACAGTTCCTGATTTCTCCGGTAGGTTCAGTAAGAGCAGGGATATCTACCAAAATTCTGAAGGATAAAGGAACATTAAAGCTGAATGTGTCTGATATTTTTTATACCAATCAGATTAAAGGGCAGATCCGGAATATTCAGAATGCTAATGCGTCATGGTACAGCACCTTTGATTCGCGGGTGATCTCATTATCGTTCAGCTACCGTTTCAGTAAAGGAGAAAACCTGAAAGTACGTGAAAGTGGAGGTTCGGAAACAGAACAAGAACGTGTGAAAATTTAA
- a CDS encoding M16 family metallopeptidase — MKNLLIGTAVLFFTGMVNPVFSQKGETPKFISNTEGVKEYTLINGMKVLLIPDPSQSNMVVNIVYNVGSKHEGYGEKGMAHLLEHMLFKSTKKLGDIKKQLSDKGGDANGTTWYDRTNYYEIFPSSDANLKWALEMEADRMVNATILQTDLDKEFSVVRNEFEIGENRPGDVLMERIVSTAYLWHNYGNSTIGSKEDIERVKAPTLRRFYEKHYQPDNATLIVAGKFDEKQALNYISQYFSVIPRPSRVLDQTYTVEPAQDGERFVELKRSGDSKIVGALYHTAPYADKDYAALDALSEILTADPSGYLYKAMIDSHKAASVYSYQPTVRDAAFMYFGLEVPADKDVKTVESDFRAELDKVAAIKYTEQDVNRAKAKILKQIENNKNNTINFAIGLTEIVGAGSYKLGMLYRDNIEKLTLADIQKVANKYFKTNNRTVGVFIPTKDEVRVKNLEYSDDQIATLTKDYKGKALEKEVAPFEASIKNLKANLSEGKLSNGMKYGVIKKEIKGGKVAASFRFPVSNAKDLSGKSQIGALMAQVMKTGTKSHTKEQIQDMLDQWKSSINFSFGGQTLYANVNTYKEYLPKVMGLMKEILTESSFPEAELVKTVNEYNTYLEGSLNDPQALAFTEIEKITASYPKESIFYTPSFKEQIETNKTIKRQELVDFYNKILGSNNGVGTVIGDLDSKTVSSLLESTFAKWNSKSNYEQIKPELFATKKQDKEYLTPDKENGAAVGKISFSMDRKSPDYPALIIANEMLGSGGFLTSRIPTRLREKEGISYGAGSYMNVPSDNNVSSWGWYAFFNPTKKDAVNKALKEEVNKAVKEGFSEEELKSNLNSWLTSRKTGLGNDNTLMGLVNSQLQYGIPLEDYDTLEAKVSALKVSQVNDVLRKYISEDKLTSVFAGDFNKK, encoded by the coding sequence ATGAAAAACCTGCTCATTGGGACCGCGGTCTTGTTTTTTACGGGAATGGTAAATCCCGTATTTTCACAAAAAGGAGAAACTCCAAAATTCATAAGCAATACAGAAGGGGTAAAAGAGTATACCCTCATTAACGGAATGAAAGTTCTTTTGATTCCAGACCCTTCCCAGAGTAATATGGTGGTAAATATTGTTTATAATGTCGGGTCCAAACATGAAGGATACGGAGAAAAAGGAATGGCCCATTTGCTTGAGCATATGTTATTTAAAAGCACTAAAAAATTAGGTGATATAAAAAAACAGCTGTCTGATAAAGGAGGTGACGCCAATGGGACCACCTGGTATGACCGAACAAATTATTACGAAATCTTTCCATCCAGTGATGCCAACTTGAAATGGGCCCTGGAAATGGAAGCGGACAGGATGGTGAACGCTACGATTCTGCAGACTGATCTGGACAAAGAGTTCTCCGTAGTAAGGAACGAATTCGAGATAGGAGAAAACAGACCCGGAGATGTTCTGATGGAAAGGATTGTATCAACGGCCTACCTGTGGCATAATTACGGAAACAGCACCATCGGGAGCAAAGAAGATATTGAAAGAGTAAAAGCTCCAACATTGAGGCGGTTCTATGAAAAACATTATCAGCCTGATAATGCCACTCTTATTGTAGCCGGTAAATTTGATGAAAAGCAGGCTCTGAACTATATTTCTCAATATTTTTCGGTGATTCCGAGACCTTCCAGAGTTTTAGATCAGACTTATACGGTTGAGCCGGCACAGGATGGAGAGCGTTTTGTAGAATTGAAACGTTCGGGAGACAGTAAAATTGTAGGAGCTCTATACCATACAGCACCTTATGCAGATAAAGATTATGCAGCATTGGATGCGTTGTCAGAAATCTTGACAGCAGACCCTTCCGGCTACTTGTATAAAGCGATGATTGATTCTCATAAAGCAGCTTCAGTATATTCTTACCAGCCAACCGTGAGAGATGCTGCTTTTATGTATTTCGGCCTGGAAGTTCCGGCAGATAAAGATGTGAAGACGGTGGAAAGTGATTTCAGAGCTGAACTGGATAAAGTGGCTGCCATTAAATATACAGAACAGGATGTCAACAGGGCAAAAGCCAAAATTTTAAAGCAAATTGAGAATAATAAAAACAATACCATCAATTTTGCAATTGGTTTAACGGAGATTGTAGGAGCGGGAAGCTACAAATTGGGAATGCTGTACCGTGATAATATTGAGAAACTTACCTTGGCAGATATCCAGAAGGTGGCGAATAAATATTTTAAAACCAATAACCGGACTGTAGGGGTATTCATCCCAACCAAAGACGAAGTAAGGGTTAAAAATCTGGAATATTCTGATGATCAGATCGCCACACTGACGAAAGATTATAAAGGCAAAGCTCTTGAAAAAGAAGTGGCTCCTTTTGAAGCCAGTATTAAAAACCTGAAGGCTAATCTTTCTGAAGGAAAATTAAGCAACGGAATGAAATACGGCGTTATTAAGAAAGAAATTAAGGGCGGAAAAGTAGCCGCAAGCTTCCGCTTCCCGGTAAGTAACGCCAAAGATCTGAGTGGAAAATCCCAGATTGGTGCTTTAATGGCGCAGGTCATGAAAACAGGAACAAAATCTCATACAAAAGAACAGATTCAGGATATGCTCGATCAGTGGAAATCCAGCATCAATTTTTCATTTGGAGGACAGACTTTATATGCTAATGTGAATACGTATAAAGAGTATCTGCCAAAAGTAATGGGATTAATGAAAGAAATTCTTACAGAATCCAGCTTCCCTGAAGCAGAGCTCGTTAAAACAGTCAATGAATATAATACTTATCTGGAAGGCTCTTTAAATGATCCTCAGGCTCTGGCATTCACCGAAATTGAAAAAATTACAGCAAGCTATCCTAAAGAAAGCATTTTCTATACCCCGTCTTTCAAAGAGCAGATTGAAACCAATAAAACCATTAAAAGACAGGAACTTGTAGATTTTTATAATAAGATTTTAGGAAGCAATAATGGAGTAGGGACTGTGATTGGAGACCTGGATTCCAAGACGGTATCTTCGTTACTTGAAAGTACGTTTGCAAAATGGAATTCAAAATCCAATTATGAGCAAATCAAACCTGAACTCTTTGCCACTAAAAAACAGGATAAGGAATATTTGACTCCGGATAAAGAGAACGGAGCGGCTGTAGGAAAAATCAGCTTCTCTATGGATAGAAAAAGCCCTGACTATCCGGCGTTAATCATTGCTAATGAAATGTTGGGCAGCGGAGGATTCCTTACCTCCAGAATTCCTACAAGACTTCGTGAAAAAGAAGGGATCAGTTACGGAGCCGGATCTTATATGAATGTACCTTCGGATAATAACGTTTCATCCTGGGGATGGTACGCATTCTTTAATCCTACGAAAAAAGATGCAGTAAACAAGGCTCTGAAAGAAGAAGTTAATAAGGCTGTAAAAGAAGGTTTTAGCGAAGAAGAACTGAAATCGAATCTGAATTCCTGGTTAACCTCAAGAAAAACAGGATTAGGAAATGACAATACTTTAATGGGGCTTGTTAACAGCCAGCTTCAATACGGTATTCCTTTGGAGGATTATGATACTTTAGAAGCAAAAGTATCTGCCTTGAAAGTAAGCCAGGTAAATGATGTACTTAGAAAATATATCAGCGAAGATAAGCTTACATCTGTGTTTGCAGGAGATTTTAACAAGAAATAA
- a CDS encoding Dph6-related ATP pyrophosphatase, producing MNPKAIFNWSSGKDSGLALFKIIQENKYEVTALLTSINKEFQRISMHGVHVSLLEKQAESLGFPLIKMELPKEPSMEEYSAIMDKTMSRVKSMGVTASIFGDIFLEDLRQYREDQLNAIGMEAVFPLWKQNTAELIHEFLNLGFKTIVTCVNGTYLDKSFAGRIINQQFLDDLPENVDPCGENGEFHTFTFDGPIFKKPILFEIGETVKKTYPKPKTDSEEEGEYVFWFCDLK from the coding sequence ATGAATCCCAAAGCCATTTTCAACTGGAGCAGCGGAAAAGACTCCGGCCTTGCGTTATTTAAAATTATTCAGGAAAACAAATATGAAGTAACCGCTTTATTAACAAGCATTAATAAGGAGTTTCAGCGTATTTCCATGCATGGTGTTCATGTATCTCTATTAGAAAAGCAGGCAGAAAGTTTAGGATTTCCTTTAATTAAAATGGAACTTCCCAAAGAACCTTCCATGGAGGAATACAGCGCTATTATGGATAAGACCATGTCACGCGTAAAATCTATGGGAGTTACCGCTTCTATTTTCGGAGATATTTTTCTGGAAGATCTTCGCCAATACCGTGAAGACCAACTGAACGCTATCGGAATGGAAGCAGTCTTTCCGCTTTGGAAACAGAACACCGCTGAGCTTATCCATGAATTTCTGAACCTTGGCTTTAAAACCATTGTAACCTGTGTCAACGGAACTTATCTGGACAAAAGTTTCGCAGGACGGATTATAAATCAGCAGTTTCTTGATGATCTTCCTGAAAATGTTGATCCCTGTGGCGAAAACGGAGAGTTTCATACATTCACTTTCGATGGTCCGATTTTTAAGAAACCGATTCTTTTTGAAATCGGGGAAACGGTAAAGAAAACGTATCCCAAACCCAAAACAGACTCTGAAGAAGAAGGAGAATATGTTTTCTGGTTCTGTGATTTGAAATGA
- a CDS encoding serine hydrolase domain-containing protein yields MPKIFNSLFSVLFLTIFITACKSSSEPIEKPVDKKLVIDSTIAVFQKIILEQQIDSVFKKYHFNGSVAVFKDSLQLYRKANGYSNFKTKAKIDSGTVFAIGSVSKQFTAVLILLQMEQGKLNIHDKASKYLKEFQLKEYENITIQQLLNHTSGLNTFGGKLMFKSGSDFFYSNDGFNALGKIVEAVTGKSFDENARELFQKAGMKHSSTGAVFKGNNFASAYLGSGKTFEEVPNMPKRLAGKDIGTPAGGILSTIDDLHIWNNALYSGKILKTETLKQFVSKSAERRHQIFGKMGYGYGIMLNIGQPESYFHSGYVKGSPSLNIYYPQTKTSVLILSNTADEEKGKGSTFRPHIEIKKLTDALENSVVKMKRDTAKI; encoded by the coding sequence ATGCCGAAAATTTTCAATTCTCTTTTTTCCGTATTATTTCTTACTATTTTTATAACAGCCTGTAAGAGTTCTTCCGAACCCATCGAAAAGCCGGTTGATAAAAAGTTAGTTATCGACTCTACCATTGCCGTTTTTCAGAAAATAATTCTTGAACAGCAGATTGATTCTGTTTTTAAAAAGTATCATTTTAATGGAAGTGTTGCAGTATTTAAAGATTCTCTGCAGCTGTACAGAAAGGCCAATGGCTATTCGAATTTTAAAACCAAAGCTAAGATTGACAGCGGGACGGTATTCGCCATCGGTTCTGTAAGCAAGCAGTTCACGGCAGTTCTTATTCTTCTTCAGATGGAGCAGGGAAAACTGAACATTCATGATAAAGCCTCAAAATATCTGAAGGAATTCCAGCTTAAAGAATATGAAAACATTACGATCCAGCAGCTTTTGAACCATACTTCCGGGCTGAATACTTTCGGCGGAAAATTAATGTTTAAAAGCGGTTCTGATTTCTTCTATTCCAATGACGGATTTAATGCATTGGGAAAGATTGTTGAAGCCGTAACCGGAAAATCTTTTGATGAGAATGCCCGGGAACTTTTTCAAAAAGCGGGAATGAAACATTCTTCAACAGGAGCTGTTTTTAAAGGAAATAATTTTGCCAGCGCTTATCTGGGCAGCGGAAAAACATTTGAAGAAGTTCCTAATATGCCAAAAAGACTGGCAGGAAAAGACATAGGAACACCTGCGGGAGGTATCCTTTCTACCATCGATGATCTCCATATCTGGAATAACGCCCTTTACAGCGGTAAGATTCTGAAAACAGAAACGCTTAAACAGTTTGTTTCCAAAAGCGCAGAAAGACGGCATCAGATTTTTGGAAAAATGGGTTATGGTTATGGAATTATGCTGAATATCGGGCAACCTGAAAGTTATTTTCACAGCGGTTATGTAAAAGGTTCTCCTTCCCTGAATATCTATTATCCACAGACTAAAACTTCTGTACTTATTCTGTCTAATACGGCGGACGAAGAGAAAGGAAAAGGCTCAACCTTCAGACCTCATATTGAAATTAAAAAATTGACAGATGCTCTTGAAAATTCGGTGGTAAAGATGAAGCGTGATACTGCAAAAATTTAG
- a CDS encoding PadR family transcriptional regulator: MKKNSLYKGTLQNIILKLLSKEVKMYGYQITQRAKELTQGELEMTEGALYPLLHKLESDGIITSEVQKINGRDRKYYLLTEKGKKQQAVYEDEMKNYLLNLNTIFNI; the protein is encoded by the coding sequence TTGAAAAAAAACAGTTTATATAAAGGAACGTTACAGAACATTATTTTGAAGCTGCTTTCAAAAGAGGTGAAAATGTACGGCTATCAGATCACTCAAAGAGCAAAGGAGCTTACCCAGGGCGAGCTGGAAATGACGGAAGGAGCACTTTATCCACTGCTTCACAAACTGGAAAGTGATGGAATTATCACTTCAGAAGTCCAGAAAATAAACGGAAGAGACCGTAAATATTATCTGCTGACAGAAAAAGGGAAAAAACAGCAGGCTGTTTATGAAGATGAAATGAAAAACTATCTGCTCAACCTCAACACCATCTTTAATATATGA
- a CDS encoding 2'-5' RNA ligase family protein, producing MYFIAVYPPQEIIDEVKVFKTDLALDYGNSKALNNDAHITLFPPFSRDLELESDIHTAFQKIDTHIPPFEIMLNGFGSFPNPKNPVLYVKPEFNENLNQLHQHVIRQFSFNKYSFSPHMTVGYRDLTFENYLKAWEIYQDKEYKTSFLVDKILLLRHDGKWTPVAEKYLSEK from the coding sequence ATGTATTTCATAGCTGTTTATCCACCTCAGGAGATCATTGATGAGGTCAAGGTCTTTAAAACAGATCTTGCTCTTGATTACGGGAACTCAAAGGCACTGAACAATGATGCCCATATTACTTTATTCCCCCCTTTCTCAAGAGATCTGGAACTGGAAAGTGATATTCATACGGCTTTTCAGAAGATTGACACCCATATTCCCCCTTTTGAAATCATGTTAAACGGTTTCGGAAGTTTCCCGAATCCTAAAAATCCTGTTTTATATGTAAAACCGGAATTCAACGAGAATTTAAATCAGCTTCATCAGCATGTTATCCGGCAGTTCAGCTTTAATAAATATTCTTTTTCACCACATATGACAGTAGGATACAGGGATCTGACCTTTGAAAATTACCTAAAAGCATGGGAAATATACCAAGACAAGGAATACAAAACTAGTTTTTTAGTTGATAAAATTCTGTTACTCCGACATGATGGAAAATGGACGCCGGTTGCTGAAAAGTATCTGAGTGAAAAATAA
- the ruvC gene encoding crossover junction endodeoxyribonuclease RuvC encodes MISEKIILGIDPGTAIMGFGIISIKKGKMELVSIHELILKKYPNHETKLKYIFDKTLALIDEYHPDEVALEAPFYGKNVQSMLKLGRAQGVAMAASLYRNIPITEYSPKKIKMAITGNGNASKEQVAGMLQNLLKLKEFPTKYLDASDGLAVAVCHHFNSGTLTDTKSYSGWESFLKKNPDRLK; translated from the coding sequence ATGATTTCAGAGAAAATAATTTTAGGTATTGATCCGGGAACTGCCATCATGGGCTTCGGTATTATTTCCATTAAAAAAGGCAAAATGGAACTGGTCTCCATACACGAACTTATCCTCAAAAAATACCCCAATCACGAAACAAAACTGAAGTATATTTTTGATAAAACATTAGCGCTGATTGATGAATACCACCCCGATGAAGTAGCCCTTGAAGCTCCTTTCTACGGGAAAAATGTACAGAGTATGCTGAAACTGGGCCGTGCACAGGGCGTTGCCATGGCCGCAAGCCTTTACCGAAATATTCCCATCACCGAATATTCTCCTAAAAAGATTAAAATGGCGATCACCGGAAACGGAAATGCCAGCAAAGAGCAGGTAGCAGGAATGCTGCAGAATCTCCTGAAATTAAAAGAATTCCCCACCAAATACCTCGATGCTTCCGACGGTCTTGCCGTTGCCGTATGCCACCATTTTAACTCCGGAACTTTGACGGATACTAAATCATATAGTGGATGGGAAAGCTTTTTGAAGAAGAATCCGGATAGATTGAAGTAG
- a CDS encoding DUF4407 domain-containing protein: MKTNQQTINQANHSINWFQKFLMVCSGGNIHILRKTPSEWNKFSGIGGIVLFTAVFATLSAGYAMYTVFDNLWTSVGFGILWGLMIFNLDRYIVSSIKKTGTWWNQILMSIPRLILATFLGIIISKPLELKIFEKEVNKQLNTIIQRNKKQLQGEMSGRILQQSGPFETEKKQIAEKTAQYQKAYDSAAVELEKEILGKQSGLTSGKEGYGPNAKRKQELKEQRKQDLENFQKQTAPRLEYLDKEISKVYTNLETERKSTETFEDKFNGFAARLQALDELGKNSAIIGLAAAFIMGLFICLEISPVLVKLISHVGPYDHLLEKTENDFRLYAREKIEKGNALTDFRIDDFKDNLKK, from the coding sequence ATGAAAACAAACCAACAAACTATAAATCAAGCGAATCACTCAATAAACTGGTTCCAGAAGTTTCTGATGGTATGTTCCGGAGGAAACATTCATATTTTAAGAAAAACACCAAGCGAGTGGAATAAGTTCTCAGGCATTGGGGGGATTGTTCTTTTCACCGCCGTATTTGCGACTTTATCGGCAGGATATGCTATGTATACGGTGTTCGATAACCTCTGGACTTCGGTGGGTTTTGGAATACTCTGGGGGCTGATGATTTTCAACCTAGACAGGTATATCGTTTCTTCCATTAAAAAAACAGGAACATGGTGGAATCAGATTTTAATGTCTATTCCCCGTCTGATCCTAGCTACTTTTTTAGGAATTATTATTTCCAAGCCACTTGAACTTAAAATTTTTGAAAAAGAGGTCAACAAACAGCTGAATACCATCATTCAGAGAAACAAAAAACAGCTTCAGGGTGAGATGAGCGGAAGAATCCTCCAGCAAAGCGGACCTTTTGAAACAGAGAAAAAACAGATTGCAGAAAAAACAGCACAATACCAGAAAGCATACGACTCTGCTGCTGTAGAGCTTGAAAAAGAAATTCTGGGAAAACAATCCGGGCTAACCAGTGGAAAAGAAGGATACGGGCCGAATGCCAAGCGTAAACAGGAACTGAAAGAACAAAGAAAGCAGGACCTTGAAAACTTCCAAAAACAAACGGCTCCAAGACTGGAATATTTAGACAAAGAAATTTCAAAAGTCTATACCAATCTGGAAACAGAAAGAAAGTCTACAGAAACTTTCGAGGATAAATTCAACGGGTTTGCAGCCAGGCTTCAGGCATTGGATGAACTTGGGAAAAATTCAGCCATTATCGGACTGGCAGCTGCCTTTATCATGGGGCTCTTCATCTGTCTTGAGATCTCCCCGGTTCTGGTAAAACTAATTTCCCATGTAGGACCTTATGATCACCTTCTGGAAAAAACAGAAAATGATTTCAGGTTATATGCCAGGGAAAAAATTGAAAAAGGAAACGCCCTTACCGATTTCCGCATTGATGATTTTAAAGATAATTTAAAAAAATAA